A genomic region of Scyliorhinus canicula chromosome 4, sScyCan1.1, whole genome shotgun sequence contains the following coding sequences:
- the LOC119964293 gene encoding protocadherin alpha-C2-like, with the protein MTESSNRSVLISSIFLLCAWSLVSGQIRYSIPEELEYGAFVGNIGQDLGLTVGERSHRRFRMVSASSMQYLDVNLMNGILFVNKRIDREQLCGQTVTCLLYLEAVVENPVEQYRVEIEILDINDNSPSFPNSEIHLEIAESAVPGARYLLEHANDLDGGNNSIRTYQLTANEHFSLDVQSRGKWKLPELVLENILDREKQTRYRLLLTAFDSGSPEKTGTAHITINILDTNDNAPVFRKSLYTVSLMENVPPGTLVIKLNATDMDEGPNGEMTYSFSSYNEKSIPKTFRINSTSGDIQVKGLLDFEEASIYEIDVEVKDSGSPPLSAHCSVRVEIKDINDNPPDLMLNSILRKISEDAPIGTLIALISVTDQDFNNNGFTDCSISPNVPFDLKSYFKNSYRLITNDVLDRESAPQYNIWVMCKDRGVPPLAANKTIAVQISDINDNEPRFTQASYKFYVTENNAPGSFIGSVTAFDPDMDQNSQVSYEMVQNQLQALPMSSYVDINPTNGTIYSKRPFDYEQLKSFQIHVQAQDSGLPLRSSIVAVNVIVLDQNDNPPVIVSPGSRKYTNSSVPRSADPGYLVTKIVASDADSGQNGRLFYRVIQSSDPGLFSVSHNSGEVRSVRRFKDSDANMQRLIVQVKDNGYPALSATATVTLLIVEQSIDIQPDFTEPHKDTQDSQRLTIYIIISLGATSFVLLVVIIGLIVAICPNGRAPYGRVCSLNNCCCTREYQNSNINDQIVPDSNLFPNILEVRGNGSLSDTYRYKIRSAPESAEIFFSPQKPGTPGRNAMYVSQQSGKLNNNWPDAFHEVSSSHRI; encoded by the coding sequence ATGACAGAATCGAGCAATCGCTCGGTGCTGATATCATCCATCTTTCTGCTTTGTGCCTGGAGCCTGGTTTCCGGACAGATCCGGTACTCCATTCCCGAAGAACTAGAGTATGGTGCCTTCGTCGGAAATATCGGACAAGATTTGGGTTTGACTGTGGGGGAACGATCACACCGGAGATTCAGAATGGTATCTGCCTCGTCCATGCAATATTTGGATGTAAATCTCATGAACGGAATTCTATTTGTGAATAAAAGAATAGATAGGGAACAACTCTGTGGACAAACTGTTACCTGTTTACTGTATTTAGAAGCAGTAGTTGAAAACCCTGTGGAGCAGTACCGGGTGGAAATTGAGATTCTGGATATAAATGATAATTCTCCCAGTTTTCCGAACAGTGAAATTCATTTGGAAATTGCAGAATCAGCGGTGCCTGGAGCGCGCTATCTCTTAGAGCATGCGAATGATCTTGATGGAGGAAACAATTCAATCCGAACATACCAGCTCACTGCAAATgaacattttagtttagatgTGCAGAGTCGTGGAAAATGGAAATTGCCCGAATTAGTCTTGGAGAACATTCTCGATAGAGAAAAACAAACAAGATATCGTTTATTGCTGACAGCGTTTGACAGTGGATCTCCAGAAAAGACAGGTACCGCGCATATAACGATTAATATCTTGGACACTAATGATAATGCACCGGTTTTCCGGAAGTCGTTGTACACTGTCAGTCTCATGGAAAACGTGCCACCGGGCACTTTGGTGATTAAACTTAATGCTACTGATATGGACGAGGGGCCTAATGGTGAGATGACATACTCGTTTAGTAGTTACAATGAAAAAAGCATACCTAAAACTTTTAGGATTAATTCAACGTCGGGGGATATCCAGGTAaagggtttattggattttgagGAAGCCAGTATTTATGAGATTGATGTGGAAGTGAAGGACAGTGGTTCGCCACCATTATCTGCGCACTGCAGCGTGCGAGTGGAGATCAAAGATATCAATGACAATCCTCCAGATTTGATGCTAAATTCAATTTTGCGTAAAATCAGTGAAGATGCTCCAATTGGAACTCTGATTGCATTGATCAGTGTAACAGACCAAGATTTCAATAACAATGGATTTACGGATTGTTCAATTTCTCCAAACGTCCCCTTTGATCTCAAATCTTATTTTAAAAATTCGTATAGACTCATCACGAATGATGTGCTTGACCGGGAAAGTGCTCCTCAATATAACATTTGGGTCATGTGTAAGGACCGTGGAGTTCCTCCGTTGGCCGCCAACAAAACAATCGCTGTGCAAATTTCAGATATAAATGACAATGAGCCGCGCTTCACACAGGCTTCATATAAATTCTATGTCACAGAAAACAACGCCCCTGGTAGTTTCATTGGATCAGTGACAGCTTTCGATCCTGATATGGACCAAAATTCACAAGTTTCTTATGAAATGGTGCAGAACCAGCTTCAGGCGCTGCCCATGTCTTCTTACGTCGATATTAACCCAACAAATGGCACTATATATTCAAAGCGTCCATTTGATTACGAACAGCTTAAAAGTTTTCAGATTCATGTTCAAGCTCAAGACTCTGGGTTGCCATTGCGTTCAAGCATTGTAGCTGTGAATGTGATTGTCCTTGACCAAAACGATAATCCTCCTGTTATAGTATCGCCTGGATCACGAAAATATACCAATTCAAGTGTGCCTCGATCTGCAGACCCAGGATATTTGGTAACAAAGATCGTTGCTTCGGATGCTGACTCTGGTCAGAATGGTCGACTTTTCTATCGAGTTATACAATCCAGTGACCCAGGCCTTTTTTCTGTCTCACATAATTCAGGAGAAGTGAGAAGTGTTCGACGATTTAAAGATAGCGACGCCAACATGCAAAGGTTAATTGTTCAAGTGAAAGACAATGGATATCCAGCCCTCTCTGCCACGGCCACTGTTACCCTGTTGATAGTTGAACAAAGTATAGACATTCAACCGGATTTTACTGAACCCCACAAGGATACCCAGGATTCGCAGAGATTAACCATTTATATAATAATTTCTTTAGGAGCAACGTCGTTTGTTCTGTTGGTCGTAATAATTGGGCTTATTGTGGCTATATGCCCAAATGGTAGAGCTCCTTATGGTCGGGTTTGTTCTCTCAATAATTGTTGCTGCACCAGAGAATATCAGAACTCAAATATAAATGATCAAATTGTACCGGATTCTAATTTATTTCCGAATATTCTCGAAGTTCGTGGAAATGGATCCCTTTCAGATACTTACCGATATAAAATTCGTTCAGCGCCAGAATCAGCTGAAATATTTTTCAGTCCGCAAAAGCCTGGAACTCCTGGGAGGAATGCAATGTACGTTTCACAGCAGAGTGGGAAGCTGAATAACAACTGGCCCGATGCATTTCATGAGGTGAGCAGTTCACACAGAATTTAA